Proteins from one Podospora pseudoanserina strain CBS 124.78 chromosome 1, whole genome shotgun sequence genomic window:
- a CDS encoding hypothetical protein (EggNog:ENOG503NX1N) produces MQALNLDEPPQKEDDGRAQQQQPHQQQQQQQQLHHPQHQQPPPGSPIAGTGGLVNGGGDYGRQHEGGSPMRQNTTSSTTTVASLASLATGGTTPTPYSLEAHTPSSPSLATTAQAAAQAVFSARDGADVTAQRRASRRRTGPLNPEQREKASLIRKMGACGDCKRRRVACHPSHHNTTWAALAKKFGNGSSSQSANGRPLSPAMSKFQSLLTQEPEDMVQIPNFHERLNQMNPNDSRIRTPLPSGPRPERPTSLIPVAGLESFRVDLQGSASRILASPLRSRYASVSTMLVRWQDDIEDADGSKNDIEELARVLTDDYNYSVTIKNIPTSGDPSNSSYLWLNREVNTFVTSHNQRDTLKIFYYSGHSYLGEDRDTMISSSKKATPGSDIPWKMIQGMFENICSDALILLDCAYYPLYQTVRRQGILELIAASAGEDHAKLLGRSAFTRALTEQLKTRAVHKFKEAYSASELHAKLVSVYPSLVREQNQEIITSFPTPLFVQLSGNKVLPSILLAPLVVRQPGDLTPSPYTPDSPAAGTSQLSLTFQISDDNTFNMESWAEWLRSMPQGIKDLKIDGPYRSSPWAR; encoded by the exons ATGCAGGCTCTCAACTTGGACGAGCCTCCTCagaaggaagatgatggtcgagcgcaacagcagcaaccccatcagcagcagcagcagcagcagcagctaCACCAtccacaacatcaacagccaccacccgGAAGTCCGATCGCCGGCACCGGCGGCCTGGTAAATGGCGGCGGGGACTATGGCCGACAACATGAGGGCGGCTCGCCCATGAGGCAGAATAccacttcttcaacaaccacagtAGCCTCCCTGGCGTCGCTAGCCACTGGAGGGACGACGCCTACGCCTTACAGCTTGGAGGCGCATACGCCTTCATCACCTAGtcttgccaccaccgctcaaGCTGCTGCACAAGCTGTCTTTTCCGCGAGGGATGGGGCAGACGTCACGGCCCAGCGCAGGGCCAGTCGCCGTCGAACGGGGCCCTTGAACCCCGAGCAGCGGGAGAAGGCCTCGCTCATCCGTAAGATGGGTGCATGCGGGGACTGTAAACGAAGACGAGTTGCT TGCCATCCTAGCCATCACAATACGACCTGGGCTGCGCTTGCCAAAAAATTCGGGAATGGCTCGTCGTCACAAAGTGCCAATGGACGCCCACTGAGTCCGGCCATGTCAAAGTTCCAGTCTCTGCTGACTCAGGAACCTGAGGACATGGTACAGATCCCCAACTTCCATGAGCGGCTCAACCAGATGAACCCAAATGATTCTCGGATTAGAACGCCGCTACCATCTGGGCCCCGGCCGGAGAGGCCAACAAGTCTGATTCCGGTGGCTGGTTTGGAGTCCTTCAGAGTTGATCTTCAAGGAAGCGCATCTCGGATCCTGGCAAGCCCTCTTCGCAGTCGATATGCCAGCGTTTCAACCATGCTTGTCCGGTGGCAGGACGACATTGAAGATGCCGATGGATCCAAGAACGATATTGAGGAACTGGCCAGGGTGCTCACGGACGATTACAACTATTCGGTCACCATCAAGAACATTCCGACGTCGGGAGACCCTAGCAACAGCTCCTATTTGTGGCTGAACAGGGAAGTAAACACGTTTGTTACCAGCCACAACCAACGGGACACTTTGAAGATTTTCTACTACAGCGGGCATAGCTACTTGGGAGAGGACCGGGACACCATGATCTCCAG TTCCAAGAAAGCAACACCTGGCTCGGATATTCCATGGAAGATGATCCAAGGGATGTTTGAAAATATCTGTTCTGATGCCCTAATTCTCCTGGATTGTGCGTACTATCCGCTCTATCAAACAGTACGCCGGCAAGGAATCCTCGAGTTAATCGCTGCCTCTGCTGGTGAAGACCACGCCAAACTTTTGGGTCGGAGCGCCTTCACCCGGGCCTTAACGGAACAGCTGAAGACAAGGGCCGTCCACAAGTTCAAAGAAGCCTATTCTGCAAGCGAACTTCACGCCAAGCTGGTTTCAGTATACCCAAGTTTGGTACGGGAACAGAACCAGGAAATCATCACATCGTTTCCCACCCCGCTGTTTGTACAGCTATCCGGCAACAAGGTGTTGCCATCCATTCTTTTGGCTCCGTTGGTGGTGCGGCAACCGGGAGACCTAACACCCTCGCCTTATACCCCGGACTCCCCGGCCGCCGGAACCTCACAACTCAGTCTGACGTTTCAAATATCGGACGATAATACGTTTAACATGGAGAGCTGGGCGGAGTGGCTCCGTTCCATGCCTCAAGGAATCAAGGACCTGAAGATTGATGGCCCATATCGCAGTTCGCCGTGGGCAAGATGA
- a CDS encoding hypothetical protein (COG:S; EggNog:ENOG503PDYW), which yields MPPGPPCHDDRYYLEDEEGYVFSEPYYPPVTSTAPSSRPQMISVPSASSTTTRRQPVTVATNTATTRPRPALEEQVSPLETRPSRKPTNASSSQTPLSPQRVGTVSSGGRHTVSPASSIHEDQEEDIVQQGDSDDVDQEQLQQYYVYGSGGGTALGLSSPPHHQHHQAAAQSGWQAAGSAGSFQQQQQQQQQQHQQQQQQQQQQQYNESLSAPSWPRQQSQQQQQLPVPQRPDVPRTESYPPIWLAYATQNKDLPPVPQPSPPQPLRSHPVDVPFPPSQYWRGSRDLRELNEARARAAQPGKGPIRTSYGPAPEPTLSTSGPPVTASWLNITPPPSERQPPREEEITPVPPSAWRSTTQTNSTPNLRHHSRSTTSQNVVPERLRQSQQRESRPSNLTRLSSGRGNHANSGPFMHYEDLDYFNPGPGTEPKDESQIDGQIPRQDAIPDVPPINKKYLKTQRSWDRQRRRKKQQHGTGYGSQGCFGYLGCWTVELTCCFISLVCLALTIAVFKIHEGQSLSEWPMAISLNTLVGFLVAIAQAALVVPLGEGLSQLKWNSFARGEKDIRDYGVFEDAKRTPIGGIKLMLKRKGRALGMSAAALLATAFLLSPLTQAAITYPLSDGGSGIAVGGTATVPRSEAYTHPEPYNALSPAEITSIHSSLFQPPSSPIAHLSPTCSTGSCTFPDFSSLAICSSTADITPRLNVAPPTLVSPRATLPNGILLTTGNLNITSAINASFLPVRNTLGFTTGDDTGKTTSGIANFFLIYTTSDESTSALEILFYFCVNTYRVQVSEGVAKTEVVYSSALGSSSTSRVVVGKRQGEYTVNREHASYLHRYLLGLFNGNYSTNSPGQIGSSGRMLGEATSSVAGDDDAREVVGNITSNIAFGLTNALRASPNAGGRVILASGTATTPGGTGNRVISIHWPYLSFLIIQVSATVIFLLGIMIQTAVWDVPVLKGDQLAGLVAVSSTDKARLEDYIEDEREGITAAADKETGGEEATGGVRNRGRRGLKGVQGRFVDRGVEWGLEVVVDLGNGVHNRGSNGEVFGGNNGNGNGNGVT from the exons ATGCCCCCAGGTCCTCCGTGTCACGATGACCGATACTAcctcgaggatgaagagggttATGTCTTTTCGGAGCCGTATTATCCCCCGGTGACATCGACAGCGCCTTCTTCACGGCCACAGATGATATCGGTACCATCAGCATCGTCAACGACTACGCGTAGACAACCAGTGACTGTGGCTACCAATACTGCCACTACGCGCCCGAGACCAGCTCTCGAGGAACAAGTTTCGCCTTTGGAGACTCGACCATCAAGGAAACCGACCAATGCGTCTTCATCACAAACGCCATTATCACCACAGCGCGTGGGGACCGTGAGCAGTGGGGGGCGACATACTGTGTCCCCAGCCAGTTCCATCCATGAGGACCAGGAAGAAGATATTGTCCAGCAAGGGGATAGCGACGACGTCGATCAGGAACAGCTGCAGCAATACTACGTATACGGCAGTGGAGGAGGCACAGCTTTGGGTCTTTCTTcgcctccccatcatcaacaccaccaagccgCGGCACAGTCGGGTTGGCAAGCAGCTGGCAGTGCGGGGTCcttccagcaacagcagcagcagcagcagcagcagcatcag caacaacaacaacaacaacaacaacaacagtacAACGAATCCCTCTCAGCTCCCTCTTGGCCGAGACAACagtcacagcagcagcagcagcttccaGTGCCACAACGACCCGATGTCCCACGCACAGAAAGCTATCCGCCAATCTGGCTCGCCTATGCCACCCAGAACAAGGACCTCCCGCCTGTGCCgcaaccatcacctccacaaCCGCTTCGATCGCATCCTGTGGATGTGCCATTCCCACCTTCTCAATATTGGCGAGGGAGCCGGGACTTGCGAGAGTTGAACGAAGCGAGGGCGCGGGCGGCGCAGCCGGGTAAGGGTCCCATTCGGACTTCTTATGGGCCAGCTCCAGAACCGACATTATCGACGTCTGGGCCTCCGGTTACGGCTTCATGGCTGAATATCACGCCTCCTCCGAGTGAGCGGCAGCCtccaagagaagaagaaatcacGCCTGTGCCACCTTCGGCGTGGAGATCTACCACGCAGACTAATAGCACTCCTAACCTTCGGCATCACTCTCGTTCGACAACGAGTCAAAATGTGGTTCCGGAAAGGTTGAGGCAAAGTcagcagagagagagccgTCCCAGTAATCTGACTCGATTGTCTTCAGGTCGGGGCAACCATGCGAACTCTGGGCCTTTTATGCATTATGAAGATCTCGATTATTTCAACCCAGGTCCGGGAACGGAACCAAAGGATGAATCCCAGATTGATGGGCAGATTCCCAGGCAGGATGCCATCCCGGATGTCCCACCAATAAATAAGAAATATTTGAAAACTCAAAGGTCCTGGGATCGTCAGAGGAGACGCAAGAAGCAACAGCATGGAACTGGCTATGGTAGTCAGGGATGTTTCGGGTATTTGGGCTGCTGGACTGTGGAGCTGACATGTTGCTTCATCAGCCTTGTCTGTCTTGCTCTCACAATAGCAGTTTTCAAGATCCACGAAGGGCAGTCTTTGTCTGAATGGCCAATGGCGATATCCTTGAACACCCTCGTGGGGTTCTTGGTGGCGATAGCACAAGCTGCGCTGGTGGTGCCATTGGGAGAGGGATTGTCGCAGTTGAAATGGAACTCGTTTgcaagaggagagaaggatATCAGAGATTATGGGGTGTTTGAAGATGCCAAAAGAACACCGATAGGGGGCATcaagttgatgttgaagagaaaggggagggcACTGGGGATGTCAGCTGCAGCTTTGCTAGCAACAGCTTTTCTGCTGTCGCCGTTGACCCAGGCGGCGATTACGTATCCTCTGAGTGATGGCGGTAGTGGGATTGCGGTAGGGGGGACGGCAACGGTGCCGAGGAGCGAGGCTTACACCCATCCTGAGCCTTACAATG CCCTCTCACCCGCCGAGATAACCTCCATCCACAGCTCTCTGTTccaaccaccttcctcacccatTGCTCACCTCTCACCAACATGCTCGACCGGCTCGTGCACCTTCCCCGACTTTTCTTCCTTGGCAATCtgctcctcaacagcagATATAACCCCCCGACTCAATGTcgcccctcccaccctcgTCTCCCCCCGAGCCACACTCCCAAatggcatcctcctcaccaccggcaacctcaacatcacctcTGCCATTAATGCATCCTTCCTCCCTGTTCGAAACACATTAGGCTTCACCACAGGCGACGACACAGGGAAAACCACCTCTGGCATCGCCAATTTCTTTTTAATTTACACCACCTCAGACGAGTCAACCTCCGCCTTGGAGATCTTGTTCTATTTCTGCGTGAATACCTACCGTGTGCAGGTGTCTGAAGGGGTAGCAAAGACAGAGGTGGTGTACTCTTCTGCCTTGGGCAGTAGCAGCACGTCaagggttgttgttgggaagAGACAGGGGGAGTATACCGTCAACCGGGAGCACGCAAGCTATCTTCATCGTTACCTTTTGGGTTTGTTCAACGGGAATTACTCCACCAACTCTCCAGGGCAGATAGGTTCATCGGGGAGGATGCTAGGGGAAGCCACTTCTTCTGTTGcgggagatgatgatgcgagGGAAGTGGTGGGTAATATCACGAGTAATATCGCCTTTGGGCTAACCAATGC CCTCCGAGCCTCCCCCAACGCCGGCGGCCGCGTCATCCTGGCCTCAGGAACAGCAACCACTCCAGGAGGCACAGGCAACAGAGTCATATCAATCCACTGGCCCTACCTCTCCTTTTTGATCATCCAAGTCTCAGCCACAGTCATCTTTTTGCTAGGGATCATGATCCAGACCGCCGTCTGGGATGTTCCCGTCCTGAAAGGGGATCAACTAGCTGGCTTGGTGGCTGTCTCGTCGACAGATAAGGCTCGGTTGGAGGATTACATAgaggatgagagggaggggataACGGCGGCGGCTGATAAGGAGactgggggggaggaggcgaccGGGGGTGTAAGAaaccgggggaggaggggactaAAGGGGGTGCAGGGACGGTTTGTGGATAGGGGGGTTGaatgggggttggaggtggtggtggatttggggaATGGGGTGCATAATAGGGGGAGTAATGGTGAGGTGTTTGGGGGGAATAATGGaaatgggaatgggaatggggttACGTGA